From one Pseudobdellovibrionaceae bacterium genomic stretch:
- a CDS encoding sensor histidine kinase, protein MTNKIKIVAVIVGSVLLMALLAGLRFSGTVADDQREQLKLLTENQVSFARHTLQIQIGDLTRQLLNRVEEEASGLAPSQAALRERKGLGDFLAVAWMGDRRTISWMAVKPEWSKRFSLAVFDKQKEHLPLLVVKERSVIWARLTEENGRPVFAMLVEAQSQDGSKGIAVGILGPQTFSDLGGFYKAQSAELILVDDKGFALAYTTPQYVGAQIVNHPAVELLLAQLSVAASGEAKNMEGESTVFAYERLGDSNLYVVLTNPLDTAGHYLPGYLFNLAGMALALALLAGALTLALLRRQNLSFETLKEAVQRLASGQSFLVPDDRNKDLEDVREELVRLSGGIPERPPGLSVAPVLDRLESDESGVGTLPAAPAPAPEIDKAEILKEMGLGLVDSLRPSMAAILGHAQLARSKAGEDDKLKQHFVVIERESRRVREVLENLEQLVGDESGSVEKVDLQDTLLSSLASLRTVLQDKGVHLKKSLEENGPVMVAPKSFRFVIDEIIHNAVAAMETSAKRELEVWTEAKGQKITIVFKDSGKGISREDLSKVFDPFFTTQAREEKSGLGLTMVKRILSGIDGEIHISSEVGVGTEVRVTLPLVGVERRAFSDEETMKIMTPQKELEEMTLSSISIEEGSGIKILSVHNTEDDQANEDEVLSSLEKTPAPNLDEMKPLSGTAADHLPAAPAEDEITFVGKVINHDQVFGESPGEGEEIAEEGKKQNSDQLLTDRTPPSPPKVNRPLVTNSPGEGLQLDADAMVADKSVELDMIKSDPGLELDEFELGLDGEDDEGGFAQVDLKVKTAEALIDDLLDEDSLVANSGHKAAGGMTPPRAESEGAGESEDEEDEDEFAVQIRSPKIKV, encoded by the coding sequence ATGACGAACAAAATAAAAATTGTCGCCGTGATTGTGGGCTCGGTGCTACTAATGGCTTTGCTTGCTGGCCTCAGGTTTTCAGGCACAGTTGCAGATGATCAAAGAGAACAGCTTAAATTGTTGACTGAGAACCAAGTCTCGTTTGCCCGCCACACTCTGCAAATTCAAATCGGTGATCTCACCCGTCAGCTTCTCAACCGAGTCGAGGAAGAGGCTTCAGGGCTTGCTCCTTCGCAGGCAGCCTTGAGGGAACGTAAGGGATTGGGTGATTTTCTGGCGGTCGCCTGGATGGGCGACCGTCGCACCATATCCTGGATGGCGGTTAAACCCGAGTGGAGCAAACGGTTTTCTTTGGCGGTGTTTGACAAACAAAAGGAGCACCTGCCCTTGTTGGTGGTTAAGGAACGTTCGGTCATCTGGGCGCGCTTGACTGAAGAAAACGGACGACCTGTATTTGCCATGTTGGTTGAGGCCCAAAGTCAGGACGGCAGTAAGGGGATTGCTGTAGGAATTCTGGGGCCGCAGACCTTTTCTGACCTGGGTGGCTTTTATAAAGCGCAAAGTGCAGAGTTGATTCTTGTTGACGACAAAGGTTTTGCACTGGCCTACACCACACCTCAGTATGTCGGAGCACAAATTGTGAATCATCCGGCAGTGGAATTGCTATTAGCCCAGTTGTCGGTGGCGGCGTCGGGCGAGGCCAAAAATATGGAGGGTGAATCGACCGTCTTTGCTTATGAGAGGCTGGGTGATTCGAACCTCTACGTTGTATTGACTAACCCTTTGGATACGGCAGGCCATTATCTTCCGGGATATTTGTTTAACCTAGCTGGAATGGCTCTGGCCTTAGCTCTTTTGGCCGGGGCTCTCACGCTTGCGTTGTTGCGTAGACAAAACCTGAGTTTTGAGACCCTAAAGGAGGCCGTCCAAAGGTTGGCGAGTGGACAATCCTTTTTGGTTCCAGATGATCGCAACAAAGACCTTGAAGATGTCCGTGAGGAATTGGTTCGTTTAAGTGGTGGCATACCAGAGAGACCGCCGGGTCTATCAGTCGCTCCGGTCCTCGACCGACTTGAGAGTGACGAAAGTGGAGTTGGGACATTGCCAGCGGCTCCGGCGCCGGCTCCGGAAATTGATAAAGCTGAAATTCTCAAAGAGATGGGGCTGGGATTGGTGGATTCCCTGCGTCCCTCAATGGCCGCTATTTTGGGGCACGCTCAACTGGCTCGGTCCAAGGCGGGAGAAGACGACAAACTTAAGCAGCATTTCGTGGTTATCGAAAGAGAGTCGCGGCGTGTGCGAGAGGTTCTCGAGAATCTGGAACAGCTGGTGGGGGATGAGTCTGGCTCAGTGGAGAAAGTTGATCTGCAGGATACCCTACTTTCATCATTGGCCTCACTACGGACTGTACTTCAGGATAAGGGTGTTCATCTGAAAAAGAGTCTGGAAGAAAATGGACCTGTCATGGTGGCACCCAAGTCTTTTCGCTTTGTGATTGACGAGATCATTCACAATGCCGTTGCCGCAATGGAAACCTCCGCCAAAAGGGAGTTGGAGGTGTGGACTGAGGCAAAGGGACAGAAGATTACGATTGTTTTTAAGGATTCTGGAAAAGGGATTTCCCGTGAGGATCTGAGCAAAGTTTTTGACCCATTCTTCACGACTCAGGCACGTGAGGAGAAGTCAGGATTAGGTTTGACCATGGTCAAACGTATTCTTAGTGGAATTGATGGAGAAATTCATATCTCCTCAGAGGTCGGGGTAGGGACTGAAGTTCGCGTGACCTTGCCTTTGGTTGGTGTCGAGCGCAGAGCCTTTAGTGATGAGGAAACAATGAAGATCATGACTCCTCAGAAGGAACTGGAGGAAATGACCTTGTCATCCATTTCTATTGAAGAGGGGAGTGGTATCAAAATCCTGTCAGTGCACAATACTGAAGATGATCAGGCCAATGAGGACGAAGTGCTGTCCAGCCTAGAAAAGACGCCTGCGCCTAATCTGGATGAGATGAAGCCGCTATCTGGAACGGCAGCCGATCATCTCCCAGCAGCGCCCGCAGAGGACGAAATTACTTTTGTCGGAAAGGTGATCAATCACGATCAAGTCTTTGGAGAGTCGCCAGGTGAGGGTGAGGAGATTGCTGAAGAAGGTAAAAAACAGAATTCTGACCAGCTGCTTACAGATAGAACACCACCCTCGCCACCAAAAGTGAATCGACCTTTGGTGACTAACAGCCCGGGTGAGGGGCTGCAATTGGATGCTGATGCTATGGTTGCCGACAAATCGGTGGAATTGGATATGATCAAGAGCGATCCAGGCCTCGAACTCGACGAGTTTGAGTTGGGATTGGATGGCGAGGATGACGAGGGTGGATTTGCTCAGGTTGACCTAAAAGTCAAGACAGCAGAGGCTTTGATAGATGATCTGCTAGATGAGGACAGCCTGGTTGCCAACAGTGGACATAAGGCTGCGGGTGGGATGACCCCACCTCGAGCAGAATCTGAAGGTGCAGGCGAAAGTGAAGATGAAGAGGATGAGGATGAGTTCGCCGTGCAGATCAGGTCTCCAAAAATAAAGGTGTGA
- the nadB gene encoding L-aspartate oxidase, which yields MAAMTDILVIGSGLAGLSFALKAAEFARVTLVTKSSLENTNTRLAQGGVAAVTSREDSLESHIRDTLEAGAGLCKEDVVRYVVEQGARRINDLTDWGVKFDLADSQDFALTREGGHSHRRILHIADQTGAGIHGPLLEKVKSHPGIQILENHLAIDLILNKQLNPYDFSPDRCLGAYVLNKETEEVEPVLARGVVLATGGAGKVYLYTSNWSGATGDGIAMAYRAGARVANLEFMQFHPTCLYHPHARNFLISEALRGEGGELVDGSGQAFMKKYHPSGSLAPRDIVARSIDAEMKRSGADCVYLNMTHHSREYLESRFPAIFQRCLELGIDISRLPIPVVPAAHYLCGGILTNLDGQTDLKGLYALGECAQTGLHGANRLASNSLLECLVFAHAASEHLKQNMNHLEPSQSEPPPWNVHDKEDSDELIVVSHMWDEIRRLMWNYVGIVRSRRRLERAQHRLTNILNEFQEYYSNFRTHSDIVELRNIALVADLTVKCALNRHESRGIHFSLDYPPGDLAAGGRDTILDPTVNA from the coding sequence ATGGCGGCGATGACAGACATTTTAGTGATTGGTTCTGGCTTGGCTGGGTTGTCCTTTGCTCTGAAGGCAGCCGAGTTTGCTCGGGTAACTTTGGTCACAAAATCCTCACTTGAAAATACCAATACTCGACTTGCTCAAGGCGGTGTTGCAGCCGTCACCTCCAGGGAAGACAGTCTGGAAAGTCACATCCGCGACACTTTGGAGGCCGGAGCTGGGCTGTGCAAGGAGGATGTGGTTCGCTATGTGGTTGAGCAGGGCGCGCGGAGAATCAATGATCTCACCGACTGGGGAGTCAAGTTTGATCTGGCCGACAGCCAGGACTTTGCCCTAACAAGGGAAGGGGGCCACAGTCATCGCCGGATCCTCCATATCGCCGATCAAACCGGCGCCGGCATCCACGGTCCCCTGCTTGAAAAGGTAAAAAGCCACCCGGGAATTCAGATTTTGGAAAACCACTTGGCTATTGATCTTATTCTCAACAAGCAGTTGAACCCCTATGACTTTAGTCCAGATCGCTGCCTGGGAGCGTATGTTCTCAACAAAGAGACCGAAGAGGTGGAGCCGGTGCTGGCTCGTGGCGTGGTTCTTGCGACCGGGGGGGCCGGTAAGGTCTACCTTTACACCAGTAACTGGAGTGGTGCCACCGGTGACGGCATCGCCATGGCCTACCGAGCCGGTGCAAGAGTGGCCAACCTTGAATTCATGCAGTTCCACCCGACATGCCTCTATCACCCCCATGCCCGAAACTTTCTCATCTCGGAGGCCTTGCGCGGTGAAGGTGGGGAGCTCGTTGACGGTAGTGGCCAGGCTTTCATGAAAAAATATCATCCATCAGGCAGCCTTGCTCCCCGAGATATCGTTGCTCGCTCCATTGATGCGGAAATGAAAAGATCCGGGGCCGACTGCGTCTATTTGAATATGACTCATCACTCAAGAGAGTATTTGGAAAGTCGATTCCCGGCGATCTTTCAAAGATGTTTGGAGTTGGGAATTGATATCTCTCGATTGCCAATTCCCGTGGTGCCAGCTGCCCATTATCTTTGTGGAGGAATTCTCACTAACCTGGATGGACAGACCGATTTAAAGGGACTCTATGCCCTGGGAGAGTGTGCGCAGACGGGCCTCCATGGAGCCAACCGCCTTGCTTCCAACTCTTTGCTGGAATGTTTGGTGTTTGCCCATGCCGCAAGTGAACATCTTAAACAAAATATGAATCACCTGGAGCCCAGTCAAAGTGAACCACCCCCATGGAATGTTCACGACAAAGAGGACTCAGACGAATTAATTGTGGTGAGTCATATGTGGGATGAAATTCGCAGATTGATGTGGAATTATGTGGGTATTGTCCGCTCTAGGCGCCGACTTGAGAGAGCCCAGCACCGACTGACCAATATCCTTAACGAATTTCAGGAATATTACTCGAATTTCCGCACCCATTCGGACATCGTAGAACTGAGGAACATCGCCCTAGTGGCGGATTTAACTGTCAAATGCGCGCTCAATCGCCATGAATCGAGAGGGATTCATTTTAGCCTGGATTATCCACCTGGAGACCTGGCAGCGGGCGGCCGCGATACTATTTTGGATCCGACGGTTAACGCCTAA